The stretch of DNA GTGCGCGGTGACCTCACCTCAGCGCGGGCGGCGCAGTACCGCCCGAACCTTCTCAAGGCGGGGGTACAGACCAGCGTGGTGGACATCCACAAGCTCGGAGCCCACGCGCAGAGCTTCGTGGTAGGGGTGCTGCTGCGCGAGCTGTTCGAGCACAAGGAGCGCTACGGGCGGCAGGACACCGTGTTTGTGGTCCTCGACGAGCTGAACAAGTACGCCCCGCGCGAGGGGGACAGCCCCATCAAGGACGTGCTGCTTGACATCGCGGAGCGTGGCCGCAGCCTCGGCATCATCCTGATCGGCGCCCAGCAGACCGCCTCGGAGGTCGAGCGGCGCATCGTGTCCAACGCGGCGATTCGGGTGGTGGGCCGCCTCGATCTGGCGGAAGCCGAGCGGCCTGAATACCGCTTCCTACCGCAGAGCTTCCGCGCCCGTGCGGGCATCCTGCAACCCGGCACCATGCTGGTGTCGCAGCCCGACGTGCCCAACCCCGTCCTCGTGAACTATCCCTTTCCGGCCTGGGCCACCCGCCGCGACGAGGTGGCCGAGGAGGTCGGGCAGGGCACGGAGGACGCGGGCAACGATTGGCTGGGACTCTAAGGAGAGGGCAGATGAGCGACGACAAGAAGAAGTCCGGCGACGAGAAGACCATGACCCGCCACGGCGAGTGGACCCCCGAGACCTCCGAGGCGGCGGCCCGCGAGGTCGAGCGGCTGGCAAGCGAGAATCCCTTCGACACGGAGGCGGCCACCGAGAGCACGGACAAGACGCACCTCAACCCGCCGCCGGAACGGTTGGGCGGGGACCACTAGTCCAAGGAAGAGGGCCGGAGGCAGAAGCGTCCGGCCCTTCTGCGTAGAAGCTCAGTCCGGTATCACCACATGCGGCGCGAAGGTCGCCCGGTTGTCCGTCACGCGGCCCCGGCCCTCGCGGATGCCCATTCCGCACACCTCGTCCCCGGCGACCCAGACGCCCAGGACCGGGTAGCGGGGGCCGTCGCCCGCCGGGAAGGTGGGCAATTCCACGTAAGCCTGTTCCACCAGCGGCAGGTCGCCGTAGGCCCCCGCCGTGGCCGCCTCGCCGGGCAGTTGCACATTCTGCCCCTCGCGCGAGTAGAGGGGCTTGCGAACCACATTTGCCCCCAGTCGCCCCGGCGTCAGCGAGGCAGGGAGGACCAGCCCGGAGTCCGGGTAACGCTCGTGCAACAGCGCGAGCAAGCCCTTGCTGGACGTGACCGCCTTCCACAGCGGCTCGATAAAGCGGGTCTGGGTGGTCGCCAGGAAGGAACTGTCGCGCGACTCCCAGGCGTACTCGAAGGGCCACAGCCACATCAGGTTCCGGATGGGCAGCGTCCAGGTGTCCAGCAAGAACGGCTCCTGGGGGCTGGTCCCCACCTCGTCCGCCGCCAGGAAGGAGCCGGTAACGCCCGCCGCCCCCGCGAGGTCGCGCAGGTAGGTCACGGTGGCGATGTCCTCGACATCCCGCGCCGAGCTGAAGTGCGCCTGGGTCACGCCCCGCTCGCGCACGAGGTAGGCCCACTGCTCGCCCAGTCCCTCGTGGATCGTGTTCCACTGGCCCGTCCCGGCGGGCAGCTCGCCGCGCTCCAGCCGGTCTTCCAGCCACTGCCACTGGCACACCGCCGCCTCGACCAGGCTGGTCGGCGTCTGCGCGTTGACCTCCAGCAGCCGCGCTCGCCCGCGCCCGTCATACGCGAGGTCGAGCCGCATGTAGAGCGTCGGGTCGTCCCGGTCCCATGACTCACGCACCGCCGGGTGCAGAAAGGCAGGAATGCCGAGTTCGCCCAGCCGCCCGCCCTCAATGGCCACGCCCGTCGTCTCCAGCACCATGTTCGTGAGGTCCTGCGCGTCCCGTTTCAGCTCCTCAATCTGGCCGGGCGTGAAAGCGTAGTAGCCTTCCTCGCCCCAGTAGGGGACCGGGTGTTCGGGGGTGGGGGCGTACCACGTCATGCCGACCTCTTGCAGGCGGGTTTCCCAGTTCGGGCGGGGGAGGAGGGTGCGGCGTTGCATCAGGACCCCTGCGGGGCCGAGTGACGGCCCCTGACCGAAGACAGGCCAGAGATAAAGGCGCAGCGTTCTTCGCCTAGGACACGCTGAAATCGCAGACTCATCCCGTTAGCCGCCGTAGCTCGCGCTGCCGGAACTGCTCGCGCGGCCCGTGCTGGTGAATCCGCCCCGGCTGACCCCCGGCGCCTTGAAGGAGGTCGTCTTGCCCGAGCGGGTGTCGTAGGTCAGGCCGGTGGGGGCCACCCGCCCCGAGGAGGTGTAGCCCACGTAGCGGGTCAGGCCCGAGGCCAGCCAGATATAGGGACCGTAAAAGCCGCCGCTGGTCTTCTGACAGGGGTTTTGCAGGCCGCGCTGAATCGCGTCCTGATTTGCAAGGCGGCACTGCTCGTAGGAGGTGTACTTGGTCCGCTTGTAGCGGTCCAGGTCAAGGTCGTCGTCGCCGCAGGCCGCGAGGACGGCGGGCAGCGCCGCGAGGAGGGGGAGGTGAAAGGCTTTGCGCATATCTCTCTTGTACGGGAGAAGTGGGGTCCGGGTTGCGGCGGGGCTTCCACGGACCGCCATGCAACAGGTCGGAATGCAACAGGTCTGAACTGTCATCACTTCGAAAAGGCGCTGGGCTGACCCGCCCCTCTGGACACTCCCGCCGGATTGCTCACCCGCAGCCCCTACACTGACGGGGAGACAAGGAGGATTCATGACCACAAGCACCCAGAACAGGAGCAAATGGCTCGACATCGAACTGCGGCTCGACTCGGGCGTCTACAACAAGCATGAGGTCGTGATGGTGCGCGGGCAGGGCGCGACCGTCTGGGACGACGCGGGCCGGGCCTACATCGACTGCGTGGCCGGGTACGGCGTGGCGAACATCGGCCACAGCCACCCCGACGTGGTGCGGGCCGTGCAGGAGCAGGCGGGCAAGCTGATGGTGATGCCCCAGACGCTGCCCAACGACAAGCGGGCCGAGTTCCTGGGTGAACTCGTGGGCGTGCTGCCGCAGGGTCTGGAGCGCATTTTCCTGTGCAACTCGGGCACCGAGGCGATGGAGGCGGCCAAGAAGTTCGCCATCACCGCGACCGGCCGCCAGCGCTTCGTGTCCATGCGCCGGGGTTTTTCGGGCCGCTCGCTGGGCGCCCTCGCCCTGACCTGGGAGCCGAAGTACCGGGAACCCTTCGGGGACGCGGTGGACAACAAGAACGTGGACTTCGTGACCTACGGGAACGTGGAGGAATTGCGGGCGGCCGTCACTGACCAGACTGCCGCCGTCATCCTGGAACCCGTGCAGGGCGAGGGCGGCGTGCACCCCGCGACCCCTGAGTTCATCCGCGCCGCCCGCGAGCTCACCCGCGAGAAGGGGGCGCTCCTGATTCTCGACGAGATTCAGACGGGCTTTTGCCGCACGGGGAAGATGTTCGCCTCCGAGCACTACGGCGTGACCCCCGACGGCATGACCCTCGCCAAGGCGATGGCGGGCGGTGTTCCCATCGGCGCCTTCGCCATGACCGCCGAGGTCGCCGACCGGATGCCCAAGGGAGGGCACGGGACCACCTTTGGCGGCAATCCGCTGAGCATGGCCGCTGGGGTGGCCGCGATCCGCGCGATGAAGAACGAGGGCATGGCCGAGCAGGCCCGCGAGAAGGGGACGTACCTCATGGAGCGGCTGCGGGCCATCCGCTCGCCCCGCATCAAGGAGGTGCGCGGGCTGGGGCTGATGATCGGCGTGGAGCTGCATGAACCCAGCGCCCCCTACATCACCGCCCTGGAACACGAGGAAGGAGTGCTGACCCTGGCCGCCACGCCGATGGTCGTGCGCTTCCTGCCCCCGGTCACGATCACCCGCGAACAGATCGACACCGTAGTCGCCGCCTTCGAGCGTGTGCTGGCCGCTGGTCCTGACCGTGAGCCGCAGGCGATGGTGCGTGAGGACAAGCAGACGGAGTAACATTCTCCAAAGAAAGAAGCCGGGGCGCGAGGCTCCGGCTTCTTTTGGTGTGCTCCCTTATTCCAGCGTCTCGCGCAGCCGGGCCACGTTGAGCTCCCGCGCCGGGGCATCCAGCGCCACCTCGCCGCCGCGCAGGGCGACGACGCGCTGCCCCAGTGCCAGCGCCTCGTCGAGGTTGTGGGTCACGAAGACCACTGTGACCTTGCGCGACCACCAGATCGCGAGCAGTTCGTCGGCCAGCACTGTCCGGGTGCGGTCGTCCAGGGCGCTGAAGGGCTCGTCCAGCAGCAGCAGCCGGGGTTGCAGCGCCAGGGCGCGGGCCAGACTGACCCGCTGGCGCTGCCCGCCCGACAGCTCGTGGACCCGCCGCCCGCCGTAGCCTTCCAGCCCGACGAGGCGCAGGGCGTCCCCCACGCGGGCATCCCGCTCGGCGCGGGCCACCCGGCGCTGTTCCAGCCCGAAGGAGACGTTTCCGGCCACCGTACGCCAGGGAAAGAGGGCCGCCTCCTGCTGCACCAGCGTCAGGCGGGGGTCCGGTCCGGTGACGGGCGTGTCGCCCAGCAGAATCGTCCCCATCTGCGGGCGCAGAAAGCCCGCCAGCAGCGACAGCAGCGTGCTCTTGCCGCTGCCCGACGGCCCCACCACGCACAGGAACTCGCCCGCCCGGACCTCCAGGCTCAGCGGCCCCAGGCCCGCTGGGGCGGTCGCCGCGCGGGTGCGCCCGTAGCGGTAGGTCACCGCGTCCAGCAGCAGGGGCAGGCCCTGGGGGGCGGTAGGGGCAGCAACCGGGGCACTCATGCTGACGGTCATTGTGTCACCTCCAGCCCGTAGTCACGCCGCACCCGGCCCTCCAACGCCCGCAGCAGCGCGTCGAACACGCCGCCGATGATCCCGATGATGATGATGGTCGCCAGCACCAGCGCGACGTTCGCGGTCGCCCGCCCGACCTCCAACTGCTCCCCGATGGAGGCCACCCCACTGATGAGCAGCTCGCCGCCCACCAGCGCCCGCCACGCGAAGCTCCAAGCCGTTCGCAAGCCGGTCAGCACGTTGGGCAGCGCGGCGGGCAGCAGCACCCCGGTCGTCATGGAGAGGCCCCGCGCTCCCAGCGTCCGCCCGGCGATGCGCAAGGCGGGGGGCACGTTCAGCAGCGCTCCCGACACGGCCAGCGCCACCGGGATAAAGCCCTCCAGCACCACCACGAACAGCACCGCCCGCTCGTTCAGGCCGAAAAAGAGGATGGCGAAGGGCACGAAGGCGATGCTGGGCACGCTCTGGATGCCCGTCAGGTACGCGCCCAGCGTGGACCGCAGCGGCAACCACGCGCCCATGAGGAGGCCGACGAGGGCGCCGAGCGCCACCGCGATCCCGTACCCGGTGAGCACCCGCCGCAGGCTTCCCGCGATGGCCGAGAGCAATTTGCCGTCCTGCGGCCCGGTGCCCCACAGGCCGTAGCTGATCTCGGTCCAGACCTGGGACGGACTGGGAAAGACGTAGGGCGGGTAGAGCTTCAGCCCGTCGGTGACCAGCCACCAGACGCCCAGAATCAGGGCCAGCCCGATCAGTTGCCACGACAGCACCCGCCAGCGCGAGAGCCGGGTGCGGACGGGGGCCGGGTCGGTTCTCGGCGCCGGAACACTCATCGCTTGAATCCCAGGTTGACGAAGCTCCGCAGGTCCGGCACGCTGCGGGCGTATCCGGCCTCCACATTCAGGGCGGCGTACTCGGTGAGCGCGTCGAGGTCCAGCGCGGTCGTGAAGCGGGTGCGGGCCATCGCGCGTTGCAGCGCCCGCACGTCCACCTTCTGCCCGGTCAGCTTGTCCAGTTGCGCGTTGATCAGCGTGCGGGCCGCCGCCGGGCTGCGGTTCAGGTACGCCACCGCGTCCGCATGCGCCTTCAGGAAGTTCGCCACCAGCGTGGGGTTGGCCTGCGCGAAGCGGGTGTTCACGATGAGCAGGGTCGTGGGATAGCGCCCGCCGCGCCACACAGTCTTTTCACTGCCGATCATCCGGTGCCCCTGCGCTTGCAGCAGCGCTCCCCACGGCTCGGGCACCAGCGTGGCGTCCACCCGCTTGCCCGCGAAGGCGGCGGCGATGTCGGCGGGGGCCACGGGCGTCACGACCACGTTGCCGCCGTCGGTCTGGAGCTTCAGGCCCTCTTCCTTGAGGATGTGGCGCAGGCTGATGTCCTGGGTGTTGCCCAGGCTGGGCACCGCCACGCGCTTCCCGGCGAGGTCGGCGTAGCTGCGGATGGCGCTGTCCTTGCGGGCGATCAGCACCGCGCCCGCCTCGCTCGCCCCGGCGATGATCTGGAGGGGCATCCCGCGCGTCGCCGCGTTGATCGCCGGGCCGGGGCCGATATAGGCGATGTCGATCTGACCCGCCGCGAACGCCTCGGTCAGCGTGGTGCCCGAGACGAAGGACCGGGCGTCGAGCTTGACCTTGTTTCCCAGCGCCTTTTGAAAGGTGCCGCGCTCCAGCCCGATCAGCGCGGGCGCGTGGGTGAGGTTGGGAAAGTAGCCCAGCCGCACGGTTGTCGCGCCCTGAGCGGAAGCGACCCCCAGCAGCAGGGCCAGGGCCAGCGTGGAAAGACTTCGGATGTGGATTCGGGTCATTCGTCCCTCCTGGTAGGCCCAGTGAACAGGGCAGGCGTGAGAGAGAGTGTCACGTGGCGCACGGTCGTCTTCAGAACGCCTGCGGCGGGCGCAGGCGTGGGATGGGGGTGCTCGGTGACCGCTCTAGTCCTGCGCCGCGTAGGCCGCCCGCAGCACCTCGGCCACCTCGGGGCGGGTGAACTCGGCGGGCAGACTTTCACCCGCGCGGAGGCGCTCGCGGACCTTCGTGCCGCTCAGGACGAGGTGATGGTCGGCCCCGTGCGGGCAGGTGCGCGGGCTGACGAGCTGGCCGCAGCTCTTGCAGTAGTAGGTGTGTTCGAACTTCAGAATCTGGAGGCCCAGTTCCTCCGGGCGGTAGGCCGAGAAGATCTCCTGCGCGTCGTAGGTGCCGTAGTAGTTGCCCACCCCCGCGTGGTCGCGCCCCACGATGAAGTGGGTGGCCCCGTAGTTGCGGCGCGACAGGGCGTGGAGGATCGCCTCACGCGGCCCCGCGTAGCGCATGGCAGCGGGGTACACGCTCAGCAGGGTCCTGGCCTGCGGGTAGTAGCCCTCCAGCAGCACCTCGTAGGCCTTCACCCGCGTCTCGGCGGGCACGTCGTCGCCCTTGGTGGTGCCCACCAGCGGGTGCAGCAGCAGGCCGTCCACCAGTTCCAGCGTGACCTTGTGCAGGTACTCGTGCGCCCGGTGGATGGGGTTGCGGGTCTGGAAGGCGACCGTCGTGCGCCAGCCCCGCGCCTCGATCACCTCGCGCACCTCGGCGGGGGTGCGGTGGTGGCGGGGAAAGGCCCCGCGCGGCACTTCAAACAGGGTCACGGGTCCGGCCAGATACACGTCCCCCCCCGCATACAGCGCCGCCACGCCGGGATGGGCGGGATCCTCGGTGCGGTAGACCTCGCGGGCTTCCAGACTCTTGCGGGCCTCGTAGCGTTCCTGTACGTCCAGCGTGCCTACCGCCTCGCCGCCGCGCGTCAGCACGACCCGGCCCGTGTACCGCCCGGCGTCCTCCCGCCCCACCGCCAGCGTGATGGGGAGGCTCCAGGGGGTGCCGTCCGCGAGCCGCATCTGCTCGATCACGCTGAGGTAATCCGCCTCGCCCAGAAAGCCGGTCAGCGGCGAATACGCGCCCGTCGCCAGCATCTCCAGGTCGGCATACGCGCGGTCAGGCAGCTCAAGTTGCGGCAGCTCCGCCAGCTCGGCGGGGTCGAAGTCGTGGCCGGGGCGCTGCACGCGGTTGACCAGCGTGCCTCCCAGCGGCGTGGGCAGGAGGATGGGGGAAGGGTCGGATAGGGTGGTCATGGACAGCCTTTCGGAATCAGTGGATGAAAAGGGTCAACTATTGGTCGAAAAAAAGAGGTCAGAGGCGGTTCTCGCCCGCCCACAGGCCGCACTCGGTCTTGCCCTTCCCGGCCCAGCGGCCCGCGCGGGCGTCCTCGCCGGGGCGGACGGCGCGGGTGCAGGTCCAGCAGCCGATAGACAGGAAGCCGTCGAAGTACAGCGGATTCACGGGCAGATCGTGCTCACGGGCGTAGGCTTCCAACCGCTCGCGGGTCCAGTGGGCCAGCGGATTGATCTTGACGCGGGCGCCCCCCGTCTCCACGAAGGGAATGTCCGCGCGGGTCGTCGCCTGGTCGCGGCTGCGGGCATTGAGCAGCGCGGAGGGAGCCTTCTCCCGCAGGTAAGCCTGAAGGGGCGCCACCTTCCGCACCGCGCAGCAGGCGTCGGGGTCGGCGGCGTAGAGGTCGGGCGGCGTCTGGCCGTCCTCGGGGTGGGCACCCGTGTTCAGGGTCACGAAAGTCATCTGCGGGTACCGCGCGGCGAGGCGGTCCCGCGTCGCCAGCGTCTCCGGGAAGTGGTAGCCGGTGTCCACGAACACCACCTCGCCCCGGTAGCCCGCCCGAGCCGCGAGGTCCAGCAGCACGACCCCGTTGAGGTTGAAGGCACTCGGCATCAGCACGTCGGGGTGGCCGGCCAGCGCCCAGGCGATGACCTCCAGCGGGTCGGTGTCCGGCGCGAAGGCGGGCGCGGTAGGGTCGACGTGCCCGGCCGCCTCACGGGGAGCACGCGGCTCGGTGGTCAGCGGCACGCCGCCTTCCGCCGGTGTCCGCACGTCGGCGGCCGTCATGCCGGGTACCCCAGGTGCGCGAGGAGCTGCCGCACCCCCTCTTCCACGCTGATCTGGTCGGTCCGCAGGTGAAGGTCGGGGGTCTCGGGAGCCTCATAGGGGTCGGAGACGCCCGTGAAGTGCGGAATCTCGCCCGCGATGGCCTTGAGGTACAGCCCCTTCACGTCCCGCTCGGTCACGACCGCGAGCGGCGCGTCCACGAAGACCTCGGTGGGGGAGGGCAGCGCGGCGAGGACCTCCCGCCGAGTGTCGGCGTAGGGGCTGATCGCGCTGACGAGGACCGTGACTCCATGCTTTGCCAGCAGCCCGGCGACGAACGCGATGCGCCGGACGTTGGTGTCCCGGTCGGCCTTCGTGAAGCCCAGCCCCTTGGAGAGGTTCTCGCGCACCGCGTCGCCGTCCAGGAGTTCCACCGCCACCCCCCGCGCGGCGAGTTCCTCGCGCAGGGCCGAGGCCAGCGTGCTCTTGCCCGCCCCCGACAGCCCAGTAAACCACACGACGCGCCCGGTGCCGACCTCCGATCGGTTCAGGGTCGCCGTCATGCGGGCACGACCTCCGGGGTCGGCTCGCGGCCCGCGTTCAGCACCGCGTCGGGCGTGAAGCGGTCCGCGCCCATCCGGTCGGCGTACTCGACGAAGCTCTCGCCGGGCAGCTTGTTGGCCTGGAAGTCGGCCAGCACCGCGCCCGCGTACTCGTTGAGCCGGACGG from Deinococcus sp. HSC-46F16 encodes:
- a CDS encoding glutathionylspermidine synthase family protein, with translation MQRRTLLPRPNWETRLQEVGMTWYAPTPEHPVPYWGEEGYYAFTPGQIEELKRDAQDLTNMVLETTGVAIEGGRLGELGIPAFLHPAVRESWDRDDPTLYMRLDLAYDGRGRARLLEVNAQTPTSLVEAAVCQWQWLEDRLERGELPAGTGQWNTIHEGLGEQWAYLVRERGVTQAHFSSARDVEDIATVTYLRDLAGAAGVTGSFLAADEVGTSPQEPFLLDTWTLPIRNLMWLWPFEYAWESRDSSFLATTQTRFIEPLWKAVTSSKGLLALLHERYPDSGLVLPASLTPGRLGANVVRKPLYSREGQNVQLPGEAATAGAYGDLPLVEQAYVELPTFPAGDGPRYPVLGVWVAGDEVCGMGIREGRGRVTDNRATFAPHVVIPD
- a CDS encoding aspartate aminotransferase family protein; the encoded protein is MTTSTQNRSKWLDIELRLDSGVYNKHEVVMVRGQGATVWDDAGRAYIDCVAGYGVANIGHSHPDVVRAVQEQAGKLMVMPQTLPNDKRAEFLGELVGVLPQGLERIFLCNSGTEAMEAAKKFAITATGRQRFVSMRRGFSGRSLGALALTWEPKYREPFGDAVDNKNVDFVTYGNVEELRAAVTDQTAAVILEPVQGEGGVHPATPEFIRAARELTREKGALLILDEIQTGFCRTGKMFASEHYGVTPDGMTLAKAMAGGVPIGAFAMTAEVADRMPKGGHGTTFGGNPLSMAAGVAAIRAMKNEGMAEQAREKGTYLMERLRAIRSPRIKEVRGLGLMIGVELHEPSAPYITALEHEEGVLTLAATPMVVRFLPPVTITREQIDTVVAAFERVLAAGPDREPQAMVREDKQTE
- the sat gene encoding sulfate adenylyltransferase; translation: MTTLSDPSPILLPTPLGGTLVNRVQRPGHDFDPAELAELPQLELPDRAYADLEMLATGAYSPLTGFLGEADYLSVIEQMRLADGTPWSLPITLAVGREDAGRYTGRVVLTRGGEAVGTLDVQERYEARKSLEAREVYRTEDPAHPGVAALYAGGDVYLAGPVTLFEVPRGAFPRHHRTPAEVREVIEARGWRTTVAFQTRNPIHRAHEYLHKVTLELVDGLLLHPLVGTTKGDDVPAETRVKAYEVLLEGYYPQARTLLSVYPAAMRYAGPREAILHALSRRNYGATHFIVGRDHAGVGNYYGTYDAQEIFSAYRPEELGLQILKFEHTYYCKSCGQLVSPRTCPHGADHHLVLSGTKVRERLRAGESLPAEFTRPEVAEVLRAAYAAQD
- a CDS encoding ATP-binding cassette domain-containing protein; the encoded protein is MTVSMSAPVAAPTAPQGLPLLLDAVTYRYGRTRAATAPAGLGPLSLEVRAGEFLCVVGPSGSGKSTLLSLLAGFLRPQMGTILLGDTPVTGPDPRLTLVQQEAALFPWRTVAGNVSFGLEQRRVARAERDARVGDALRLVGLEGYGGRRVHELSGGQRQRVSLARALALQPRLLLLDEPFSALDDRTRTVLADELLAIWWSRKVTVVFVTHNLDEALALGQRVVALRGGEVALDAPARELNVARLRETLE
- a CDS encoding phosphoadenylyl-sulfate reductase, producing MTAADVRTPAEGGVPLTTEPRAPREAAGHVDPTAPAFAPDTDPLEVIAWALAGHPDVLMPSAFNLNGVVLLDLAARAGYRGEVVFVDTGYHFPETLATRDRLAARYPQMTFVTLNTGAHPEDGQTPPDLYAADPDACCAVRKVAPLQAYLREKAPSALLNARSRDQATTRADIPFVETGGARVKINPLAHWTRERLEAYAREHDLPVNPLYFDGFLSIGCWTCTRAVRPGEDARAGRWAGKGKTECGLWAGENRL
- a CDS encoding aliphatic sulfonate ABC transporter substrate-binding protein, whose amino-acid sequence is MTRIHIRSLSTLALALLLGVASAQGATTVRLGYFPNLTHAPALIGLERGTFQKALGNKVKLDARSFVSGTTLTEAFAAGQIDIAYIGPGPAINAATRGMPLQIIAGASEAGAVLIARKDSAIRSYADLAGKRVAVPSLGNTQDISLRHILKEEGLKLQTDGGNVVVTPVAPADIAAAFAGKRVDATLVPEPWGALLQAQGHRMIGSEKTVWRGGRYPTTLLIVNTRFAQANPTLVANFLKAHADAVAYLNRSPAAARTLINAQLDKLTGQKVDVRALQRAMARTRFTTALDLDALTEYAALNVEAGYARSVPDLRSFVNLGFKR
- a CDS encoding ABC transporter permease produces the protein MSVPAPRTDPAPVRTRLSRWRVLSWQLIGLALILGVWWLVTDGLKLYPPYVFPSPSQVWTEISYGLWGTGPQDGKLLSAIAGSLRRVLTGYGIAVALGALVGLLMGAWLPLRSTLGAYLTGIQSVPSIAFVPFAILFFGLNERAVLFVVVLEGFIPVALAVSGALLNVPPALRIAGRTLGARGLSMTTGVLLPAALPNVLTGLRTAWSFAWRALVGGELLISGVASIGEQLEVGRATANVALVLATIIIIGIIGGVFDALLRALEGRVRRDYGLEVTQ
- the cysC gene encoding adenylyl-sulfate kinase, translated to MTATLNRSEVGTGRVVWFTGLSGAGKSTLASALREELAARGVAVELLDGDAVRENLSKGLGFTKADRDTNVRRIAFVAGLLAKHGVTVLVSAISPYADTRREVLAALPSPTEVFVDAPLAVVTERDVKGLYLKAIAGEIPHFTGVSDPYEAPETPDLHLRTDQISVEEGVRQLLAHLGYPA